One genomic region from Rattus norvegicus strain BN/NHsdMcwi chromosome 10, GRCr8, whole genome shotgun sequence encodes:
- the Milr1 gene encoding allergin-1 isoform X5, with product MQGIRNTAVDCRRVDRNGFLSPNLNSSMSVVRMGQNVSLSCSSKNTSIDITYSLFLGKRYLESKRRRGGAVDFHLRISNANESGPYKCKVNDSNSSKYSQNFNFTIIQDESCSSCLLSLLLPGVLLGLILPGLAFLIYLKYKKGCTGKTLRENESKGSGDAPTQGELYANICETQKGSEQLQEIHYTTPVFKEVAPTEQGGLECVKSWAWPARACEM from the exons GATTTCTTTCTCCAAATCTGAACTCAAGTATGAGTGTGGTCAGGATGGGCCAAAATGTATCTCTGTCTTGTTCCAGCAAGAACACATCCATAGACATCACCTATTCGCTCTTTTTGGGTAAGAGATACCTAGAAagcaagaggagaagagggggagctGTGGATTTCCACCTGAGGATCTCCAATGCCAACGAGTCAGGCCCCTACAAGTGCAAAGTCAATGATTCCAACTCGTCGAAATACAGTCAGAATTTCAACTTCACAATCATCC AGGATGAGAGCTGCTCTTCTTGTCTACTGTCGCTGTTGCTCCCAGGGGTGTTATTGGGGCTAATACTCCCAGGCCTGGCCTTTTTGATTTATTTGAAATACAAAAAAG ggtgcaCAGGAAAGACTCTGAGAGAGAATGAGTCCAAGGGTTCTGGAGATGCGCCCACGCAAGGGGAGCTGTATGCGAATATCTGTGAAActcaaaaag GGTCAGAACAACTCCAGGAGATACACTATACTACTCCAGTCTTCAAAGAGGTGGCACCCACAGAACAAG GAGGACTTGAGTGTGTGAAGAGCTGGGCATGGCCTGCTCGGGCCTGTGAGATGTAG
- the Milr1 gene encoding allergin-1 isoform X8: MSVVRMGQNVSLSCSSKNTSIDITYSLFLGKRYLESKRRRGGAVDFHLRISNANESGPYKCKVNDSNSSKYSQNFNFTIIQDESCSSCLLSLLLPGVLLGLILPGLAFLIYLKYKKGCTGKTLRENESKGSGDAPTQGELYANICETQKGSEQLQEIHYTTPVFKEVAPTEQGGLECVKSWAWPARACEM; the protein is encoded by the exons ATGAGTGTGGTCAGGATGGGCCAAAATGTATCTCTGTCTTGTTCCAGCAAGAACACATCCATAGACATCACCTATTCGCTCTTTTTGGGTAAGAGATACCTAGAAagcaagaggagaagagggggagctGTGGATTTCCACCTGAGGATCTCCAATGCCAACGAGTCAGGCCCCTACAAGTGCAAAGTCAATGATTCCAACTCGTCGAAATACAGTCAGAATTTCAACTTCACAATCATCC AGGATGAGAGCTGCTCTTCTTGTCTACTGTCGCTGTTGCTCCCAGGGGTGTTATTGGGGCTAATACTCCCAGGCCTGGCCTTTTTGATTTATTTGAAATACAAAAAAG ggtgcaCAGGAAAGACTCTGAGAGAGAATGAGTCCAAGGGTTCTGGAGATGCGCCCACGCAAGGGGAGCTGTATGCGAATATCTGTGAAActcaaaaag GGTCAGAACAACTCCAGGAGATACACTATACTACTCCAGTCTTCAAAGAGGTGGCACCCACAGAACAAG GAGGACTTGAGTGTGTGAAGAGCTGGGCATGGCCTGCTCGGGCCTGTGAGATGTAG
- the Milr1 gene encoding allergin-1 isoform 2 (isoform 2 is encoded by transcript variant 2) has protein sequence MSVVRMGQNVSLSCSSKNTSIDITYSLFLGKRYLESKRRRGGAVDFHLRISNANESGPYKCKVNDSNSSKYSQNFNFTIIQDESCSSCLLSLLLPGVLLGLILPGLAFLIYLKYKKGCTGKTLRENESKGSGDAPTQGELYANICETQKGSEQLQEIHYTTPVFKEVAPTEQEGLEDRKDDYIYSELTY, from the exons ATGAGTGTGGTCAGGATGGGCCAAAATGTATCTCTGTCTTGTTCCAGCAAGAACACATCCATAGACATCACCTATTCGCTCTTTTTGGGTAAGAGATACCTAGAAagcaagaggagaagagggggagctGTGGATTTCCACCTGAGGATCTCCAATGCCAACGAGTCAGGCCCCTACAAGTGCAAAGTCAATGATTCCAACTCGTCGAAATACAGTCAGAATTTCAACTTCACAATCATCC AGGATGAGAGCTGCTCTTCTTGTCTACTGTCGCTGTTGCTCCCAGGGGTGTTATTGGGGCTAATACTCCCAGGCCTGGCCTTTTTGATTTATTTGAAATACAAAAAAG ggtgcaCAGGAAAGACTCTGAGAGAGAATGAGTCCAAGGGTTCTGGAGATGCGCCCACGCAAGGGGAGCTGTATGCGAATATCTGTGAAActcaaaaag GGTCAGAACAACTCCAGGAGATACACTATACTACTCCAGTCTTCAAAGAGGTGGCACCCACAGAACAAG AAGGCCTTGAGGATAGAAAAGATGACTACATCTACTCTGAACTCACCTACTAA